ACCGCCAAAAATGACCGATCGTTCGCAGGATTCAAGAACCGCACCACCAAGCTCTGCCCCTTTGTCCTGACCACCCGGATAAAGGCAAAAGGCCTCTCGAGGAACGCCGGCTTGTGCGAACGCTTCATACATTCGATAGGGTGTCCATGGTTCCGCCGGTCCGGGTTTCATTACGAGTCCGATCTGCAGTGGAATCACTGGTAACCAAAGTGTGTGTACACCGGGACTGTTGGACGGCAGTACCCAGCCCGAGGCGTTGCAGTTTGCCTGGTAGCTGACCATGACGCCGCGATCTTCTACACCGTATCCCTGCGTCAGAATGTCTAACGGCAGACCTCGAGTCAGGGCATCGAGGATTTGTCCCATGTTTTTAAGGACAAATGCGTTTTTCGTCATATTGAATCGACACATGTGCTCCGGCAGTCCGGTAGTTGCCGACTGCATAGTGCAGAACTCGTCCGGCGACTGAGTTCCGTTTCCCAGCGGGAGGTCTGCTTCAACATAGAATTCTGCAGCCGCTTCGCACATTCGGACCAAATCATTCACCGAAAACGAACGCAGTATTTCACGCGCCTGACGTGACTTCCGCATATCCATTTTGATGATGCCGCCGTTGGCTTCATGCACTTTGGCGAGGGTCTCACCGGTTTCAAAATGGACGACGTCCATTTGCTGCATGCTTTCATACGGCTTACCCCAGCGGATGACGGGAATTTCGATCATGTTCAGTTTTCTCTGGTATGTGGATTGTGCGACGGCGTGTTTCAGTGACCGATTGTCAGGTGACCCTGTTTGTGGCGATCTGGGAGGCCGGCGAAGACAGACGTTTCTTCCGGACTGTCGGCTCAGTACACGCCGACAGTCGTTGTTTTGGCAAATA
The Fuerstiella sp. genome window above contains:
- a CDS encoding aldehyde dehydrogenase family protein, producing the protein MIEIPVIRWGKPYESMQQMDVVHFETGETLAKVHEANGGIIKMDMRKSRQAREILRSFSVNDLVRMCEAAAEFYVEADLPLGNGTQSPDEFCTMQSATTGLPEHMCRFNMTKNAFVLKNMGQILDALTRGLPLDILTQGYGVEDRGVMVSYQANCNASGWVLPSNSPGVHTLWLPVIPLQIGLVMKPGPAEPWTPYRMYEAFAQAGVPREAFCLYPGGQDKGAELGGAVLESCERSVIFGGTATIEQYHGNPRVQAHGPGFSKIVLGDDKVDEWEKYLDLMFDSIYVNSGRSCISCSGIWVSRHADKIAEALAQRLGPIAPRPMNDPESGLAAFTLPGAAAAMNSQIDEGCESPSVTEVTSQYRDGDRLVCSERCDFLRPTLLHVSDPDDPMANTEYMFPFASVVECPQEQFLKKCGYTLVCSAITEDESFMDELLDARNVDRLNIGEVKTLQLNWLQPHEGNIIDFLYRSRAFQNSPPPAH